A DNA window from Coffea arabica cultivar ET-39 chromosome 6c, Coffea Arabica ET-39 HiFi, whole genome shotgun sequence contains the following coding sequences:
- the LOC113693279 gene encoding protein RETICULATA-RELATED 3, chloroplastic-like — translation MFKTSFGNASVTACVLGDMASHPNFGLNELDFVFSTLVVGSILNFLLMYLLAPTAGARGAPSSGRLPSIFAACPPSHMFELGAYGMFSRMGTFVYKGALFAAVGFAAELVGTAISNALIKIRKKKDPNFQTPNKPPPMPLNALTWGVHMGVSSNFRYQALNGIKFLLAKGLPSFLFKSSIVVWRCLNNVLGGMSFVVLAKLTGSQAAAAPPPSSAAAELEQQQLVKEEVGVREGGATAGDVLSADKVKLVNDGTGTGAKQY, via the exons ATGTTTAAAACCTCATTTGGGAATGCG AGTGTGACGGCTTGCGTACTTGGGGACATGGCATCTCATCCTAATTTCGGCCTTAATGAACTGGATTTCGTTTTCTCCACCCTCGTCGTCGGCTCCATTCTCAATTTCCTGCTCATGTATCTCCTGGCACCCACTGCGGGGGCTAGGGGCGCTCCTTCTTCTGGCCGCCTCCCCTCCATCTTCGCCGCCTGTCCTCCCAGCCACATGTTCGAGCTAGGGGCTTACGGCATGTTCAGTCGGATGGGgacttttgtgtacaaaggcGCCCTCTTTGCAGCCGTGGGCTTCGCCGCCGAACTCGTGGGAACTGCCATCTCCAATGCCCTGATCAAGATAAGGAAGAAGAAGGATCCCAATTTCCAGACCCCCAACAAGCCTCCTCCGATGCCTTTGAACGCTCTCACCTGGGGCGTCCACATGGGCGTTAGCAGCAACTTCAGATACCAAGCCCTCAACGGCATCAAGTTTCTGCTTGCCAAGGGCCTTCCCTCTTTTCTCTTCAAAAGCTCCATCGTCGTTTGGAGGTGCTTAAACAATGTCCTTGGAGGGATGTCTTTTGTCGTACTGGCCAAGTTAACAGGATCACAGGCTGCTGCTGCTCCTCCTCCGTCTTCCGCTGCTGCTGAGCTGGAACAACAACAACTAGTCAAGGAGGAGGTGGGTGTCCGGGAAGGTGGTGCTACAGCTGGAGATGTTTTGTCTGCTGACAAAGTCAAGTTGGTTAATGACGGAACAGGAACAGGAGCAAAACAATACTAG
- the LOC113693963 gene encoding probable zinc metalloprotease EGY1, chloroplastic isoform X1 — translation MGTLAGYSSSFSTIIFRCPLKNPSMEYAYRNRISLVNGSAGSCDVLCREIIRKRRRISSRYFGKLMMIRASYSNNDDNSGSGEGEDKDSSSLATAAKEDTEERRSGGGEDLDSEDFPGSVSSRQPTISPVGSGYNNFQVDSFKLMELLGPERVDPMDVKIIKEKLFGYSTFWVTKEEPFGDLGEGILFLGNLRCKREEVFAKLQNQLSEVMGDKYNLFMVEEPNSEGPDPRGGPRVSFSMLRKEVSEPGPTTLWQYVIALLLFLLTIGSSVELGIASQINRLPPEIAKYFTDPNAVEPPDMQLLLPFVDSALPLAYGVLGVQLFHEVGHFLAAFPKKVKLSIPYFIPNITLGSFGAITQFKSILPDQKAKVDISLAGPFAGAVLSFSMFVVGLLLSSNPAVASDLVQVPSMLFQGSLLLGLISRATLGYGAMHAATVSIHPLVIAGWCGLTTSAFNMLPVGCLDGGRAVQGAFGKNALVAFGLATYTLLGLGVLGGPLSLPWGLYVLICQRTPEKPCLNDVTEVGNWRRAILSVAIFLVVLTLLPVWDELAEELGIGLVTTF, via the exons ATGGGAACTCTAGCTGGCTATAGCTCTAGCTTCAGCACCATCATTTTCAGGTGCCCTTTGAAGAATCCCTCGATGGAGTATGCCTACAGGAACCGAATTTCATTGGTAAACGGTAGTGCTGGAAGCTGTGATGTGTTGTGCCGAGAAATTATCAGAAAAAGGCGGCGAATTTCAAGTAGGTATTTTGGGAAGTTGATGATGATTAGGGCATCTTATAGTAACAATGATGATAATAGCGGCAGTGGAGAGGGAGAAGATAAGGATAGTTCTAGTTTGGCAACGGCTGCAAAAGAGGACACTGAAGAGAGAAGAAGTGGTGGTGGTGAAGATCTTGATTCTGAAGATTTTCCGGGCTCTGTTTCTTCCAGG CAACCAACTATTTCTCCAGTTGGATCAGGTTATAATAACTTCCAAGTAGACTCTTTTAAATTGATGGAACTCCTAGGGCCAGAGAGAGTTGATCCAATGGATGTAAAGATAATTAAGGAAAAGTTGTTTGGTTATTCAACCTTCTGGGTGACAAAAGAAGAGCCATTTGGTGACCTTGGAGAGGGCATTCTCTTCCTTGGAAATCTAAGGTGCAAAAGGGAAGAAGTTTTTGCCAAACTTCAAAATCAACTATCTGAGGTAATGGGTGATAAGTACAACCTGTTTATGGTGGAGGAACCTAATTCAGAAGGACCAGATCCACGTGGTGGCCCCCGAGTTAGCTTTAGTATGCTGCGGAAAGAGGTTTCAGAACCAGGCCCAACAACTCTCTGGCAGTATGTAATTGCTCTTCTGTTGTTTCTCCTTACCATCGGTTCCTCTGTGGAATTAGGAATTGCATCTCAG ATAAATCGGCTTCCTCCAGAGATAGCCAAGTATTTCACGGATCCAAATGCCGTTGAACCACCAGATATGCAGCTTTTATTGCCATTTGTAGATTCTGCTTTGCCCCTAGCATATGGTGTACTGGGAGTTCAGCTGTTTCAC GAAGTTGGACATTTTCTTGCTGCCTTTCCTAAGAAAGTGAAACTAAGCATTCCGTACTTCATCCCAAACATTACTTTGGGGAGCTTTGGGGCAATCACTCAG TTCAAATCCATTCTCCCTGATCAGAAGGCAAAAGTTGACATTTCTCTGGCAGGCCCATTTGCTGGTGCTGTGTTGTCCTTTTCTATGTTTGTTGTTGGTCTTCTACTTTCATCAAATCCAGCTGTTGCAAGTGACTTGGTGCAGGTTCCTAGTATGCTTTTTCAAGGTTCTTTGCTTCTTGGGCTGATCAGTAGGGCCACTCTTGGTTATGG AGCAATGCATGCGGCAACAGTTTCAATCCATCCTCTTGTGATTGCTGGCTG GTGTGGATTAACTACATCAGCTTTTAACATGTTGCCAGTTGGATGTCTTGATGGTGGAAGAGCTGTGCAG GGTGCTTTTGGGAAAAACGCACTGGTTGCTTTTGGTTTAGCCACATACACTTTGCTGGGACTCGGAGTG CTTGGTGGTCCTTTATCACTTCCTTGGGGGTTATATGTGCTGATCTGTCAG AGAACTCCAGAGAAACCATGCTTGAATGATGTCACAGAGGTTGGAAATTGGAGAAGAGCGATTCTGTCAGTAGCAATTTTCCTAGTAGTCTTGACGCTTCTTCCAGTATGGGATGAGCTTGCAGAGGAGCTGGGCATAGGTCTCGTAACCACATTTTGA
- the LOC113693963 gene encoding probable zinc metalloprotease EGY1, chloroplastic isoform X2, with protein sequence MGTLAGYSSSFSTIIFRCPLKNPSMEYAYRNRISLVNGSAGSCDVLCREIIRKRRRISSRYFGKLMMIRASYSNNDDNSGSGEGEDKDSSSLATAAKEDTEERRSGGGEDLDSEDFPGSVSSRQPTISPVGSGYNNFQVDSFKLMELLGPERVDPMDVKIIKEKLFGYSTFWVTKEEPFGDLGEGILFLGNLRCKREEVFAKLQNQLSEVMGDKYNLFMVEEPNSEGPDPRGGPRVSFSMLRKEVSEPGPTTLWQYVIALLLFLLTIGSSVELGIASQINRLPPEIAKYFTDPNAVEPPDMQLLLPFVDSALPLAYGVLGVQLFHEVGHFLAAFPKKVKLSIPYFIPNITLGSFGAITQFKSILPDQKAKVDISLAGPFAGAVLSFSMFVVGLLLSSNPAVASDLVQVPSMLFQGSLLLGLISRATLGYGRTLTVILKEIASVVRLTEISALLEILGFAMLVDILGDSASYISL encoded by the exons ATGGGAACTCTAGCTGGCTATAGCTCTAGCTTCAGCACCATCATTTTCAGGTGCCCTTTGAAGAATCCCTCGATGGAGTATGCCTACAGGAACCGAATTTCATTGGTAAACGGTAGTGCTGGAAGCTGTGATGTGTTGTGCCGAGAAATTATCAGAAAAAGGCGGCGAATTTCAAGTAGGTATTTTGGGAAGTTGATGATGATTAGGGCATCTTATAGTAACAATGATGATAATAGCGGCAGTGGAGAGGGAGAAGATAAGGATAGTTCTAGTTTGGCAACGGCTGCAAAAGAGGACACTGAAGAGAGAAGAAGTGGTGGTGGTGAAGATCTTGATTCTGAAGATTTTCCGGGCTCTGTTTCTTCCAGG CAACCAACTATTTCTCCAGTTGGATCAGGTTATAATAACTTCCAAGTAGACTCTTTTAAATTGATGGAACTCCTAGGGCCAGAGAGAGTTGATCCAATGGATGTAAAGATAATTAAGGAAAAGTTGTTTGGTTATTCAACCTTCTGGGTGACAAAAGAAGAGCCATTTGGTGACCTTGGAGAGGGCATTCTCTTCCTTGGAAATCTAAGGTGCAAAAGGGAAGAAGTTTTTGCCAAACTTCAAAATCAACTATCTGAGGTAATGGGTGATAAGTACAACCTGTTTATGGTGGAGGAACCTAATTCAGAAGGACCAGATCCACGTGGTGGCCCCCGAGTTAGCTTTAGTATGCTGCGGAAAGAGGTTTCAGAACCAGGCCCAACAACTCTCTGGCAGTATGTAATTGCTCTTCTGTTGTTTCTCCTTACCATCGGTTCCTCTGTGGAATTAGGAATTGCATCTCAG ATAAATCGGCTTCCTCCAGAGATAGCCAAGTATTTCACGGATCCAAATGCCGTTGAACCACCAGATATGCAGCTTTTATTGCCATTTGTAGATTCTGCTTTGCCCCTAGCATATGGTGTACTGGGAGTTCAGCTGTTTCAC GAAGTTGGACATTTTCTTGCTGCCTTTCCTAAGAAAGTGAAACTAAGCATTCCGTACTTCATCCCAAACATTACTTTGGGGAGCTTTGGGGCAATCACTCAG TTCAAATCCATTCTCCCTGATCAGAAGGCAAAAGTTGACATTTCTCTGGCAGGCCCATTTGCTGGTGCTGTGTTGTCCTTTTCTATGTTTGTTGTTGGTCTTCTACTTTCATCAAATCCAGCTGTTGCAAGTGACTTGGTGCAGGTTCCTAGTATGCTTTTTCAAGGTTCTTTGCTTCTTGGGCTGATCAGTAGGGCCACTCTTGGTTATGG GAGAACATTAACAGTAATTCTCAAGGAAATAGCATCTGTTGTTCGTTTGACTGAGATCTCTGCTCTTCTAGAGATTCTTGGTTTTGCCATGCTTGTTGATATTCTGGGAGACAGTGCCTCATACATCAGCCTTTGA